The genomic segment CTGATGCCGGCAGAAGAACAACTGCTTCTATTTGAAAATACGGCTCGTGCTATGGGAGATGCCGAATTGTTCATCAAGCAACGCCACATACGCAATTGTTACAAGGCAGATCCGGCATATGGTACGGGAGTAGCAGCTGCTTTGGGTATTGACTTGCAAGAGGCTTTGGCGAGTACCAAATAAAAAAACGCCACCGGTTACGCAAATTTGCACAAACGGATAATTGATAGAATCCGTATCAATAATTTGCATAATCGGTGGCAAATTATTTCTTATTTCTTCATTTTTACTTCATACAAATCATTTCTGCGGTCTTTCAGGTTACGGACGCTGCCATAGGTGTGCAACTCGTTCAATAAATCCAAATCCACATCGGATACAAGAATCATTTCAGTGTTTGGAGTGGCTTCGGCACGCTTCCCGTCAGTGGGGAAAGCAAAGTCGCAGGGAGTAAATACACCCGATTGGGCATACTGTATATCCATATTGTGTACACGAGGAAGATTACCCACGCTACCCGCTATAACAACGAAACACTCGTTTTCAATGGCGCGGGCATGGGCACATACTTTGACGCGCGAATAGGCATTTTGTGTATCGGTAAGGAAGGGAACAAACAATATCTGCATGCCCTGGTCTGCCATAATACGTGAAAGTTCGGGAAACTCCACATCATAACATATCAGAACACCGATTTTAGCACAATCGGTGTCGAATGTTTGCAAAGATTTACCGCCACTCAGGCCCCAACTTTTTATTTCATCGGGAGTAACGTGTATTTTTTCATACATTTCGTATGTTCCGTCGCGACGGCAAAGGAAACCTACATTATACAGGCGCCCGTCTTCTTCCTTGATGAACGGCATACTGCCTGTAATGATATTTATGTTGTAACTGATAGCCAACTTCACAAACCGTTCTCTGATTTCATTGGTATAGGCCGCCAATCCGCGAATGGCTTCTGACTCTCCTTCATCGTTGAATTTTGCCATCAACGGCGCATTGAAGTATTCAGGAAAAAGAACAAAGTCGCTTTTATAGTCGGAGACGGCATCTACAAAGAATTCCACCTGCTCAAATAAATCATCCAATGTTTTGTAAGTACGCATCTGCCATTGCACCAAGCCGACGCGTACTGTCGTTTTCGGACTGACATACTCCTGTGTAGGCGGCTGATAATAAATATTATCCCACTGCAAGAGGCAAGCGTAGTGTTTGGATTCTTCATCGTTCGGAAGATAGTTGCGCATCACTTTACGCACATGAAAGTCGTTACTCAACTGGAATGTCAATACAGGGTCGTAAATTTCTTTTTGTTTTACTTTGTCAATGTACTCTTTCGGACGTATTTGGTCAGCATACTTGTGGTAATTAGGAATACGCCCGCCAAACATGATGGCTTTCAGGTTTAGCGTTTCGCAGAGTTCCTTGCGATATTCGTACATACGGCGTGCCAAGCGCAGTCCGCGATATTGAGGATGAATAAAGACTTCGATGCCATAGAGAATATTTCCCTTAGGATTGTGAGTGTTGAAAGTTTCCTTGCCTGTAACTTGGGCATAAGTATGATCATTCTTTACATCGTCATAATTCACTATAATGGAGAGCGCACATCCCACAATTTTCTCATCAACAACTGTCACTATCTGTCCTTCGGGAAAGATGCGAATCAGCTTTTCTATCTGCTTGTGTGTCCAAAAAACGTCACTCCCGTCTGAATAAACGCGCGTGAATGATTGTGCCAACTGGTCGTAATCTTCTATCTGCAAATTACGAATCTGCACTTTATTGATTTTCATTTCGTCCATAATCTTTGTGTTATATACCTGAGTTTAAACGGTGCAAAGTTACAGTTTTACTGATACATTAATCCTTATGTGGGAATGATTTTTTCTTACCTTTCTCATCAAAAGACTATTTATCCTCGCAGACGGACGGTCCGAACGAATCAAGCATATATTACGGTTGACAATAGCGTGCTTATAATCAACAAGATACAGATACCGAATTATTCCATGCTTTGGTACTGACTGTACCATACTAAGGTACTCGGTGTACCACTGGGTGGTAGTCTCCGTACCACGCTTTGGTACAAAACGTACCATCCGGTGGTAGGCATCGAAAGCCGAAAGGTTTAAACGCAAAAGGTCGTGCAATTCATTTCGAACTGCACGACCTTTCATATTTTGTAGAATGAGATTCTTACAAACTTATTTCCTTTTCTTCCAAAGTTTGGTCATATCTTCCAGGGTCTTACCTTTCGTTTCAGGAACAAGTTTCCATACGAAGATAGCAGCCACCACACAGATAATACCGTAAAGAGCGTATGCGAACATATGTCCGAACTTGTCACCCATTTCTCCAAGACGCATGTTGTACATCGGCAGGAAAGTGGATGAAACAATGAAATTGAAGATCCATTGGAAGGCAACTGCAATAGCCACTGCTGCGCCACGAATGGTATTCGGGAAGATCTCAGAAATCAGTACCCAGCAGATAGGTCCCCAGCTAAACATAAATGAAGCGCTGTAAATCATAATGCTGATGACCGATATGATAGCAGGAAGGCCTGTCACTATGTTGCAAAGAGCTACACCGAAAGCCCCTATTGCCATACCGATGGAACCGGAGATGAGCAACGGTTTACGTCCCCATTTTTCAACGGTAAATACGGCCAATAGAGTAAACAGTATATTGACAACCCCCATAAGAACAGTCTGTACCATCGGATTTGCCATGCCCATTGTCTCAAATATACGAGGTGCAAAATAAAGCACCGCATTAATACCGACAGCCTGTTGGAACACGCTCAACATGATACCGATGAAAATAACCATCCAACCGTAAGTGAAAAGTTTTTCTGTCTTTTCTTCGGTAGTAGCCTTAATATCGGCCAAGATAACTTTAGCTTGTGAAGAACCGTTGATGCGGCTTAGTACGTTCAATGCTTTTTCATCCTTACCGCACATGGCAAGATAACGTGGAGTTTCAGGAACCAACAGTACCAGCAAAGCGAATAATCCGGCAGGTACAGCTTCACTGACAAACATCAAGCGCCAGCCTGTTTCGGTTGTCCATGCGGCAGCTTCAGGGTTCATAATCTGATTCACTCCGTTAACCAAATCGATAACAGGATTGGCATGGCTGCCCAAAATCAGGAAATTCACAAAGTAGACTACCAATTGGCCGAAGATAATCGCAAACTGATTCCACGAAACCAATGTTCCTCGAATATTGCTCGGAGCGATTTCAGCGATATACATCGGACAGATGGCAGACGCCAGTCCAACCCCTACACCGCCCAAAACCCGGTAGAAATTGAATGCAACCAAAAGGGAATATGAAGGAACTCCATGCTCAAAGAACAGGAATTCCGGATAGTATGAGCCTAATGCAGATAGAAAAAACAAGATACCCGCCAAAAAAAGAGAGTTTTTGCGCCCCAGTCTGGAAGCAAAAAAGCCTGAAATAGCACTACCGATGATACAACCGATCAGTGCACTGGATGATGTTATGCCATGTATTGCGTCTGTGTATTCAAAATCGGCTCCCATGAAGAAAGCTTGAAGCCCCTTTTCGGCACCGGAGATAACCGCTGTATCGTAACCAAAAAGCAGACCGCCAATGACAGCCACAAGTACAATAGAGAAGAGATAGATCTTACTACCTTTTTCTGTATAATTCATGATATAATAGATTAGGGGGATTAATACAAATTACGAACTACAAGTTACAATCTACCGGCAGCGGCTATGCAACTGTTACAAAGCCGCAATTCCGGTAATTTTGTAATTTGTAATTCGTAATTAATCGATATTAGCAATACATATTTACGATTGCTTCGTACAATTCTTGCTTGCCGCTGGTTTGTTTCGGTTCGCCATTAGCTTTGGCATAAGCTACGACATCTTCCAGTGTCAACTTGCCATCTTCAAATTCCTTACCCTTACCGTTGTCAAAAGAAGCATAACGGTCTGCAAGCATTTTCTTGTAAGGAGATTCTTCGAGCAATTTTGCAGCGCTCTCCAAAGCACGTGCCATTGCATCCATACCGGCAATATGAGCGATGAAGATATCTTCAAGATCGGTGGAGTTACGACGGGTCTTGGCATCAAAGTTAGTACCACCGTTGCCCAAACCATCGTTGCGGATAATCTGCATCATAGCTTGTGTCAGTTCGTAGTTGTCGATAGGGAATTGGTCTGTATCCCAGCCGTTCTGGTAGTCACCACGATTAGCGTCAATAGAACCTAACATGCCGTTATCTACTGCAACTGCAAGTTCATGTTCAAAAGTGTGGCCGGCCAATGTAGCATGGTTCACTTCGATGTTCACTTTGAAATCTTTATCCAAACCATGAGCTTTCAGGAATCCGATTACAGTTTCCGTATCTACATCATATTGATGTTTGGACGGTTCCATTGGCTTCGGTTCAATGAGGAATGTACCTTTGAAACCACGTGCACGAGCATAGTCGCGTGCCAGAGTCAACATTTGTGCAAGATGTTCTTTTTCGCGTTTTTGATCGGTATTCAGCAATGACATGTAACCTTCACGTCCGCCCCAGAATACATAATTCGTACCACCAAGTTCGATTGTGGCATCAATAGCGTTTTTAATTTGAACAGCTGCACGAGCTACAACATCAAAATCCGGATTGGTAGCAGCACCGTTCATGTAGCGTGCGTGACTGAATACGTTAGCAGTACCCCACAACAGTTTGATACCGGTTTCAGCTTGTTTTTGCTTTGCATAAGCAACGATTGCTTTCAGGTTTGCTTCATATTCTTCAATAGTAGCAGCTTCTTCGCAAAGGTCAACATCGTGGAAGCAGTAATATTCGATACCCATTTTTTGCATGAACTCGAATCCGGCGTCCATCTTATTCTTGGCAGCCTGTACTTTATCAGCATCACCATTCCAGGGGAACTGTTTGGTACCGCCACCGAATTGGTCGCCGCCTTCTGCGCAGAGTGTGTGCCACCATGCCATAGCAAACTTCAACCAGTCTTTCATTTTCTTGCCCATGATGACTTTTTCTGCATCATAGTAGCGGAAAGCCATTGGGTTCTTACTTTCTTTACCTTCGAATTTAATTTTTCCTATTCCGGGAAAATACTCTTTTGTTGCCATAATTCTAATTGATTTAAAGGGTTAATATATCACTATTTAATAATTTATTATTTCATGTTCATGTCCAAACAGTGCTTCCAGCGTGCATACGCATCTGCATAGGCTTGACGGTCGGCTTGTTTCGGTTCTATGATTTCCAATTTTTCCAACGTTGCAAAAGCTTCGTTATTATCCTTATAGATGCCTGCGCCTATACCTGCACCTTTTGCTGCGCCCACCGAACCGTCAGTATCATAAAGCTCGATTACCGCTCCTGTTACACCCGCCAATGTTTCGCGGAACAACGGGCTGAGGAACATATTGGCCTTGCCTGCATGGATTTTTTGCACAGGAATACCCATTTGCTCCATTATATCAATACCATATTTAAAGGAGAACACAATTCCTTCCTGGGCAGCCCGAATTATGTGCTGTTTGCCATGCTGATTGAAGTTTATGCCTTGAATGGAGCAACCTATTTCCTTGTTTTCCAACATACGTTCGGCGCCGTTACCGAAAGGCAGAATACTGAGACCTGCACTTCCGATAGGAGCTTGGGCGGCAAGAACATTCATATCGCTGTAAGAGATACCCTCGGGAGCAACGGTCCGTTTCATCCATGAGTTAAGGATGCCTGTGCCGTTGATGCATAAAAGAACTCCTAAACGAGTTTGTTCTGTTGTATGATTAACGTGCGCAAAGGTGTTGACACGTGACTTCGGATCATAATTCACTTCACCGTTCACGCCATAGACAACTCCCGATGTACCTGCCGTAGATGCTATTTCACCGGGGTTAAACACATTCAGTGACAAGGCATTGTTCGGTTGGTCACCGGCACGATATGTTATAGGCGTACCTTCTTTCAGGCCCAGTTCCTGCGCAGCGGCAGCATTAACAAGTCCTTGCAAGGAGAAGGTTGGTTTGATGTCAGCTATCAGTGAATGGTCAAAGCCATAATACTTCATCAGGAAATCTGCTACTTGGTTGTTCTTGAAATCCCAAAACATGCCTTCCGACAAGCCTGACACAGTGGTGCAAATTGTACCGCTTAGTTTCATTGCGATATAATCGCCCGGTAACATGATTTTGTATATTTTCTCGTAGATAGCCGGTTCGTTTTCCTTTATCCACGCGAGCTTAGATGCAGTAAAATTGCCCGGAGAATTCAGCAGATGAGAGAGGCACGTTTCTTCTCCCAGTGTTTCAAATGCTTTTTGTCCATAGGGAACTGCTCTGGAGTCACACCAGATGATTGCCGGACGCAATACATTCTGGTCTTTGTCAACGCATACCAGTCCATGCATTTGGTAAGAGATGCCGATAGCTTTGATATCTGCTGCATCCACGCGCGATTCTGCCAGTACAGCCTGTGTTGCCTGTTTCAAATTTTCCCACCAGTTTTCCGGGTTTTGTTCCGCCCAACCCGGTTTTACAGCAATAATCTCCGCTTCTGTTTTCGGAAAGAATGCAGAAGATACACATTTACCGCTTTCTGCGTTTACCAAACTCGCTTTTACGGACGAGCTGCCGATGTCATAACCTAATAAATACATATTGAATTAAAAATTAAAGGTACTACTACTTTATTTACCACCCTATTATCACACATATTATCTCTTTATCGTCTCACTTTATTATAAATCTTCTTGTCAAAGCGATAATATCGTGCTGCGCGGTGGGCAACGCCTTGCTGTTTCTCTTCCAAAGGCACTACATATTCCATTAGGGCTATTTTTTTGTGGAAGTTACGCACATCAATCTGTTTGTCGTACAGCAACTCATACAAAGTACGAAGTTGTGACGCAGTAAATTTGCGTGGAAGCAAATCAAACAATGATGACGGGTTGAACTCTATATATTGACGGATATAAGTTATCGCTTCTTTTATAATAAGGTTATGATCGAAAGCCAACGCTTTTATATTCGGCAGCGCCACCCAATCAGCCATATAGTTGTCCAAATCACGATTCAGTGCTCTATCTATTTTCACCAGTGAAAGATATGCTATTGTCACAATGCGCTCAACTTTGGACTGCATAGCACGTTCCAACCAATGCACATCCTTGGGATCTTTGGTACGGTTTTTGGAGCCGAACGCTTTGAATTGCATCAGATTTACATTTTTGAGTCCGGTCAATTCATTCAACACCCTTTGGGCTGCTTCATCCAAATCCTCATCCATATAAATCAGGCTGCCGGGAAGTTTCATATCATGGAAGACTTCTCCCTCTTCCTCTCCTGCCCGTTTAATCAGCAACACCTTTAGCTGCTCTCCGTCAAAACCTATCACCACACAATCTACGGAAATATGATTGTTTGCCAATGGCGTGTTATGTTCCATGTTTTGCATAATATTTATGTTTAACGGCTGCAAATATAATGAGGTTTTTTGAATATGCAATAGGCGAAAAGAATATTTTTGATATGTTACAAAGCATTATTTTACAGACAAATACATATCATATCTTTTACAATATCACCTTGTTGTGTTATCGTACAAAATACAATATGTAATTTAAGTAAAGTTCCATTGTTGTAATTGTAATAGGCACAATAACTATAAACTCCTTAATTTATAAGGATTTTACGATTTGCCCACTACTCTTTCCGAGGGGCTACATATTGTATTATAAACACACGTCAAGAAGCGCCTTGCACAAAAAACATCTGTTTGTGCGATGATTACCGGAAAAAACCTATACCTTTGCACCACTTTTTTAATTAAACACTAAAAATAAGTAAATATGAAAGCATTTGTATTTCCGGGTCAAGGTGCTCAGTTCGTAGGAATGGGAAAAGACCTGTACGAAAATTCGGCTTTAGCCAAAGAACTTTTTGAAAAAGCAAATGATATTCTCGGATATCGTATCACAGATATCATGTTCAACGGTACGGATGAAGATCTGCGTCAGACCAAAGTAACACAGCCTGCCGTATTCCTTCACTCTGTTATCTCTGCACTTTGCATGGGAGATGACTTCAAGCCCGAAATGACTGCGGGTCATTCACTCGGTGAGTTTTCCGCATTGGTGGCAGCCGGGGCATTGAGCTTTGAAGATGGCCTGAAGCTGGTTTACGCTCGTGCAATGGCTATGCAAAAGGCTTGTGAAGCACAGCCTTCCACTATGGCCGCCATCATTGCTCTGCCGGACGAAAAAGTTGAAGAAATCTGTGCACAGGTAAGTGCGGAAGGTGAGGTTTGTGTTGCTGCCAATTATAACTGTCCGGGACAAATCGTTATCTCCGGTTCTATCGAGGGTATCAACAAGGCCTGCGAACTGATGAAGGCTGCCGGTGCAAAGCGTGCTTTGCCTTTGAAGGTAGGCGGCGCTTTCCATTCTCCACTCATGGATCCTGCCAAAGTAGAGTTGGAAGCTGCTATCAACGCTACTGACGTTCATGCTCCGAAATGTCCGGTTTATCAGAATGTAGATGCTCTGCCCCATACTGATCCGGCCGAAATCAAAAAGAACCTCGTTGCTCAGTTGACAGCTTCCGTACGTTGGACACAGACGGTAAAGAACATGGTTGCCGATGGTGCCACTGACTTTACGGAATGTGGTCCGGGCGCAGTATTGCAAGGTCTTGTTAAGAAGATCGACAGCAGTGTATCTGCTCATGGAATTGCATAATCAATAAAGAACAATAAGTTCAAAGGGGCTGCTTGCTTCACTTAGCGAGACAGCCCCTTTTTTTTGATAGCATATTGTAAATCAGGCGTTGTTATTTTTATCCCGTTCGGACTTTGGCTCTTTCTTCCGTATTTGCTGAAATTGAACCGGACGAGGCTTTCTTGCTGCAATGTTTCTTCACCGGAAATCAGGCTGTTGATTTCATTACCGGACAATGCCCGGTCGAAGATGAGATACAGGCATAATCGAATCCCACGATGCCGTAGCCTGTTATGAGGGCTTTGAATGCTCCCGGTATTGTTTCCTTCTCAGTCATGGCGTATCTTTTTGTCTTGCTGTTGTGATTAATAAATTTGTTGAATCTCTTTCGTTTGCGCTATTCCCCGCTGCGAGACGGGGAAGTGCCTTATCTTATTTGACACCCGGACATTGACGCATGGCTGTCCGAATAGCTGTTTGAATTGAATTTACAGTGAGTTTGAAAGGAGGCGGACGGACTTCCCCGCTTGAGTCCGTCCGTACCCGGAAGTACCACTCTTTACCAATCAAACTTCGCTGTTATTCATTTCTTTCACTTACACAGGCAGTTTTTGACGCTGCGCCGCAAAGTGTTAAATAGCCCATCAAGACGGGCTGCTAAAGGGCTAATCAGCCTTGTGGCATTAAAATTTACGGATGCAACGCACTACGTTGTTGTTTATTTTATCTTGGGTGCCCGTGTTGCCGTTGTTGAACTGCGTATGATAGTACTGGGTGTTACTGCTCTCCGTCGAACTCGAATAGTAGGAGGTGTTGTAGAACACTGTTCCACCTGCTGTGGTTATCTTAGCATTGAAGTTATCTTTACCGTAAGTATTATAAGCTGTGTAAAATGCGCTTAACTCATCTATGGCAGGGATATACCACTTGTCATTTGCGGCATCCCAGTTGCCGGTGTTATTGTTCTGCTCTGTCACCCACTTGAAGGCAGGGTAAGTATCCCAGATCTTGCTGCCACCCGAATTTGTAATCAACTCAGCGATGGTTGTCATATTTACCCGACCGTCGGTTGTATTGGTTGCTCCCGTTACGATATTCTCTGTGCTCCATGGCTTTTTATCAATACTATTGATCTGCGTCAGCCCCACAATCTTACCGCTCCTGCCGCCAGCATTCACTTCGTACACGATGCCGATGCACTTCTTTTGATCATTAAAGATAGTAGACCATGTGCCGTCCTCGTAATAGTAGTTGCCCACGTCGGCATCTTTTTCTATCAGGTCGGTGCTCCAGCCGTCGCTCACCGTTACGGAGAGCTTGGCGCTGTTGCTCGGCGCATCGGAAACTGAAACAATGTGTCCGCTGATGTTGGTGCGCTTGTTGCGCTCAACGGGCATATTGGCGGGGATGGTGAAATCTCCGATTTGAAGAGTTTCGTCACTACTGATAAATGTCAGTTTGATTTCGCCCAGTGTGGTCTGCCCGGTGGAGGGGGCAAAGATGTAGTCGTAGAGAAGGTTGGCGGTACAGTCATTTCCAGAACCGCTCATCGAATGCATGTTTGCATACCTCGTGGCTTCTTCTGTCTCGCTGGTGGGCGTACCGTTTTCGACGTTGTAGCCTTTAGGAACATTGAAAACGGCTTTTGTCTGTTTTACTTTAGCAAGCGTATCCGCATTCTTTTCGATGATATTGATTTGCCCGAACGGACGGACAAGCTGCACATTGCCGGAATAAGCCCCGGTTTTCTTGCTGATTGGATGACAGGCACAGAAAGCGTCATTATGCAAAGTTGGTATATTGCCCGCAGGGGTACGGATTATATTTTTCAGGTTGTCGGTGGTCTTGTAGTTCAGGTCCTTATAGTGGTCACACTCAAACCCGGAAATAGTTTGTTTTGTCGGTGTTGTTATTTGCGCTTGAATAAAGTCCGCCCACAGGAGTGCGTTGTAGTCTCCGGCATCGGTCAGATCGAAAGTGAAGTCCACTCCGCTGAAGTCCTCTTTCAGTTCTTCTTTGCGGAGTTTAAGTACCGGAGTTTCGCCCGTTGTCCATACTTCGAGGATGTAGCGCAGTTTGTAATCACTCGGCATGGTTATAGCCCGTGTCTGTATGTTCCGGTCCACGCTTGCGCTGAGGGTTACGCTGGTGGGTTCATAGGTCTGCGGCCCGGCGGCTTCGTCCTGGCTGCACGCGGTCATCAGCCCCACGAGGGCGACGATCCAAAGGTAAAGATGATACTTTTTCATGTTCTTAGCAATTTTATTTTTTAATTTATTGGTAATTCACTCGTTTTATTATTGTAGCGGATTGTCAAGGTCTATATTTATATCGTCGTCATCAAAATCGGGGTCGATGCCGATGCCCGTGTCGTAGCGGTTGGTCAGGAAGTGCCCCCGCACGGTAGTGAGGTGTCCGCGGCGGTAGGGCACGTCGATGCCCGTGGTGCGGCTGATGCCGTTGCCTGCGTTGTCCTTGATTTCGATGCCCAACGGAACATACGATTCATCCCCGTTCACGAAGATGTAGTCCGAAGCGAGCGTACACTCTCCGCTGCCGTTGTCCGTGACGGTAAGCGGAGCGGTAAACGCCACACCCATTTCCGAACGGTCGGGTTTGCCGGTCAGCACGTTGAAGCCCAGCGGGAAGTAGAAACCGTAAGAGACGGT from the Bacteroides eggerthii genome contains:
- a CDS encoding DUF6562 domain-containing protein, with the translated sequence MKKYHLYLWIVALVGLMTACSQDEAAGPQTYEPTSVTLSASVDRNIQTRAITMPSDYKLRYILEVWTTGETPVLKLRKEELKEDFSGVDFTFDLTDAGDYNALLWADFIQAQITTPTKQTISGFECDHYKDLNYKTTDNLKNIIRTPAGNIPTLHNDAFCACHPISKKTGAYSGNVQLVRPFGQINIIEKNADTLAKVKQTKAVFNVPKGYNVENGTPTSETEEATRYANMHSMSGSGNDCTANLLYDYIFAPSTGQTTLGEIKLTFISSDETLQIGDFTIPANMPVERNKRTNISGHIVSVSDAPSNSAKLSVTVSDGWSTDLIEKDADVGNYYYEDGTWSTIFNDQKKCIGIVYEVNAGGRSGKIVGLTQINSIDKKPWSTENIVTGATNTTDGRVNMTTIAELITNSGGSKIWDTYPAFKWVTEQNNNTGNWDAANDKWYIPAIDELSAFYTAYNTYGKDNFNAKITTAGGTVFYNTSYYSSSTESSNTQYYHTQFNNGNTGTQDKINNNVVRCIRKF
- a CDS encoding carbon-nitrogen hydrolase family protein; translation: MDEMKINKVQIRNLQIEDYDQLAQSFTRVYSDGSDVFWTHKQIEKLIRIFPEGQIVTVVDEKIVGCALSIIVNYDDVKNDHTYAQVTGKETFNTHNPKGNILYGIEVFIHPQYRGLRLARRMYEYRKELCETLNLKAIMFGGRIPNYHKYADQIRPKEYIDKVKQKEIYDPVLTFQLSNDFHVRKVMRNYLPNDEESKHYACLLQWDNIYYQPPTQEYVSPKTTVRVGLVQWQMRTYKTLDDLFEQVEFFVDAVSDYKSDFVLFPEYFNAPLMAKFNDEGESEAIRGLAAYTNEIRERFVKLAISYNINIITGSMPFIKEEDGRLYNVGFLCRRDGTYEMYEKIHVTPDEIKSWGLSGGKSLQTFDTDCAKIGVLICYDVEFPELSRIMADQGMQILFVPFLTDTQNAYSRVKVCAHARAIENECFVVIAGSVGNLPRVHNMDIQYAQSGVFTPCDFAFPTDGKRAEATPNTEMILVSDVDLDLLNELHTYGSVRNLKDRRNDLYEVKMKK
- the xylE gene encoding D-xylose transporter XylE, encoding MNYTEKGSKIYLFSIVLVAVIGGLLFGYDTAVISGAEKGLQAFFMGADFEYTDAIHGITSSSALIGCIIGSAISGFFASRLGRKNSLFLAGILFFLSALGSYYPEFLFFEHGVPSYSLLVAFNFYRVLGGVGVGLASAICPMYIAEIAPSNIRGTLVSWNQFAIIFGQLVVYFVNFLILGSHANPVIDLVNGVNQIMNPEAAAWTTETGWRLMFVSEAVPAGLFALLVLLVPETPRYLAMCGKDEKALNVLSRINGSSQAKVILADIKATTEEKTEKLFTYGWMVIFIGIMLSVFQQAVGINAVLYFAPRIFETMGMANPMVQTVLMGVVNILFTLLAVFTVEKWGRKPLLISGSIGMAIGAFGVALCNIVTGLPAIISVISIMIYSASFMFSWGPICWVLISEIFPNTIRGAAVAIAVAFQWIFNFIVSSTFLPMYNMRLGEMGDKFGHMFAYALYGIICVVAAIFVWKLVPETKGKTLEDMTKLWKKRK
- a CDS encoding NrtR DNA-binding winged helix domain-containing protein encodes the protein MQNMEHNTPLANNHISVDCVVIGFDGEQLKVLLIKRAGEEEGEVFHDMKLPGSLIYMDEDLDEAAQRVLNELTGLKNVNLMQFKAFGSKNRTKDPKDVHWLERAMQSKVERIVTIAYLSLVKIDRALNRDLDNYMADWVALPNIKALAFDHNLIIKEAITYIRQYIEFNPSSLFDLLPRKFTASQLRTLYELLYDKQIDVRNFHKKIALMEYVVPLEEKQQGVAHRAARYYRFDKKIYNKVRR
- a CDS encoding xylulokinase; this encodes MYLLGYDIGSSSVKASLVNAESGKCVSSAFFPKTEAEIIAVKPGWAEQNPENWWENLKQATQAVLAESRVDAADIKAIGISYQMHGLVCVDKDQNVLRPAIIWCDSRAVPYGQKAFETLGEETCLSHLLNSPGNFTASKLAWIKENEPAIYEKIYKIMLPGDYIAMKLSGTICTTVSGLSEGMFWDFKNNQVADFLMKYYGFDHSLIADIKPTFSLQGLVNAAAAQELGLKEGTPITYRAGDQPNNALSLNVFNPGEIASTAGTSGVVYGVNGEVNYDPKSRVNTFAHVNHTTEQTRLGVLLCINGTGILNSWMKRTVAPEGISYSDMNVLAAQAPIGSAGLSILPFGNGAERMLENKEIGCSIQGINFNQHGKQHIIRAAQEGIVFSFKYGIDIMEQMGIPVQKIHAGKANMFLSPLFRETLAGVTGAVIELYDTDGSVGAAKGAGIGAGIYKDNNEAFATLEKLEIIEPKQADRQAYADAYARWKHCLDMNMK
- the fabD gene encoding ACP S-malonyltransferase → MKAFVFPGQGAQFVGMGKDLYENSALAKELFEKANDILGYRITDIMFNGTDEDLRQTKVTQPAVFLHSVISALCMGDDFKPEMTAGHSLGEFSALVAAGALSFEDGLKLVYARAMAMQKACEAQPSTMAAIIALPDEKVEEICAQVSAEGEVCVAANYNCPGQIVISGSIEGINKACELMKAAGAKRALPLKVGGAFHSPLMDPAKVELEAAINATDVHAPKCPVYQNVDALPHTDPAEIKKNLVAQLTASVRWTQTVKNMVADGATDFTECGPGAVLQGLVKKIDSSVSAHGIA
- the xylA gene encoding xylose isomerase, whose translation is MATKEYFPGIGKIKFEGKESKNPMAFRYYDAEKVIMGKKMKDWLKFAMAWWHTLCAEGGDQFGGGTKQFPWNGDADKVQAAKNKMDAGFEFMQKMGIEYYCFHDVDLCEEAATIEEYEANLKAIVAYAKQKQAETGIKLLWGTANVFSHARYMNGAATNPDFDVVARAAVQIKNAIDATIELGGTNYVFWGGREGYMSLLNTDQKREKEHLAQMLTLARDYARARGFKGTFLIEPKPMEPSKHQYDVDTETVIGFLKAHGLDKDFKVNIEVNHATLAGHTFEHELAVAVDNGMLGSIDANRGDYQNGWDTDQFPIDNYELTQAMMQIIRNDGLGNGGTNFDAKTRRNSTDLEDIFIAHIAGMDAMARALESAAKLLEESPYKKMLADRYASFDNGKGKEFEDGKLTLEDVVAYAKANGEPKQTSGKQELYEAIVNMYC